CGCCTCGGCGGCCATCTGCGCCGGGGTGTAGGGCACCGGGTGCTGCGCCGGGTCGGTGAGCACGCCGTTGAGCGCGCAGGTGATCACAACGGTGTCGGGGCTCGCTGCCATATCAGGTGCTCCGCAAATCAGGCCAAGACGTCGGCGTGCTCTAAGGTGGAGGATGCGCGATCGTTTTTATCGAAGAACGTCATGCTGCGGTAGGGGGGGAGGGCATCTCGATGCAGGCATCATTGAGTGCGTACTCTTTAAACTCCGGTGAGAATTCGCTTTTCGCGCACGTCATCCTCTCCGCGAAGCGCGCGATGTGAAAGACGCAAGCGGGATCGTTTCAGGCAAAAAACAACGGCCTCCCCGAAGGGAGGCCGTTGTTCATGACGCTATGTCGAAGCTGCAACGCATCGCGAAGACGCGATGCGTTGCCCGCCGATCAGTAGCGGTAGTAGTCGGGCTTGAAGGGGCCCTCGATGTCCACGCCGATGTACTCGGCCTGGGAGTCGTTGAGTTTGGTCAGCGTGGCGCCGAGCTTGTCGAGGTGCAACTTCGCGACCATTTCATCGAGGTGCTTCGGAAGGGTGACAACATCCTTACCGTAGCTCTCGGCGTTGGCGTGAAGCTCCATCTGCGCAAGCACCTGGTTGGTGAACGAAGCGCTCATCACGAAGCTGGGGTGGCCGGTGGCGCAGCCCAGGTTCACCAGGCGGCCTTCGGCCAGGATGATGATGGAGTTGCCCGTTTCCTTGAACTTCCACTCGTGGACCTGCGGCTTGATCTGGATCTTTTCGACTTCGCCGCGCTCGCGCATCGCTTCGAGACCGGCCATGTCGATCTCGTTATCGAAGTGGCCGATGTTGCAGACGATCGCGTTATGCTTCATCCGCTTCATATGGTCGGCGGTGATGACGTTGAAGTTGCCGGTGGCGGTCACGTAGATGTCGTAGCCCAGCTCCAGAGCCTGCTCCATCGTGATGACGTCGAGGCCGTGCATGCAGGCCTGCAGCGCGCAGATCGGGTCGATCTCGGTGACGGCCACGCGAGCCTTCTGGCTGGAGAGCGACTGCGCCGAGCCTTTGCCCACATCGCCGTAACCGGCGACCAGGGCGCGCTTGCCGGCGAGCATCACGTCGGTGGCGCGCATGATGGCGTCGACCAGGGAGTGACGGCAGCCGTAGACGTTGTCGAACTTGCTCTTGGTGACCGAGTCATTGACGTTGATCGCCGGGAAGAGCAGCGTGCCGTCCTTTTGCGACTGGTAGAGACGATGCACGCCGGTGGTGGTTTCCTCGCTCACGCCACGGACGTTGGGCGCGGTGCGGCTCCAGTAGCCCTTATCGAGGGTCTGAAGCTCCTTGAGCACCGAGAGCACCACGCGGAACTCCGCGTTGTCGGTGGAGGAGGGGTCGGCGCTGATGTTGTTCTGCTCAAACTCATAGCCTTTGTGCACGAGCAGAGTGGCGTCGCCGCCGTCGTCGAGGATGAGGTTGGGGCCCTTGCCATCCGGCCAGTTCAGGGCCTGGAAGGTGCACCACCAGTACTCTTCGAGCGTCTCACCCTTCCAGGCGAAGACGGGCACGCCCTGAGGGTTATCGACGGTGCCTTCGGGGCCGATGGCCACGGCGGCAGCAGCGTGATCTTGCGTCGAGTAGATGTTGCAGGAGGCCCAGCGCACGTCGGCACCCAGCGCGACCAGCGTCTCGATGAGCACGGCGGTCTGAATGGTCATGTGCAACGAGCCCATGATGCGCGCACCTTTAAGAGGCTGCTCGGCACTGTGCTGCTCGCGAAGGGCCATCAGACCGGGCATCTCAGCTTCGGCCAACTCGATCTCTTTACGGCCAAAGGCCACCGTTTCGGGGCTGAGGTCGGCGACCACAAAGGGGTCGTCGCTCAGGAGCGGGCGGCCGGTGTTCATGAAAGGGGGGATGGCATCGACGGGCGAGCTGGTCATGTGAAGCTCCCTGCAAAGAGGTGGGTATAGTGTAAGACGCGCCGGGGCGCGGAAGTTCTGAGGGCTCTGGTCTCGCGGATCAGGGGCCGGTGCTCTTCGCGAAAGTGCAAGGCACCGCAAAGCTGTGCAGCAACTCGCCGAAGTCAACACCTTTCGCGAAAGCGGCCAGCGACTCTGGCCAAAGGGTTGACCAAAAGTGCTTATTCCTGTCAAGCACGCGCCTCAGATCACTGCGTTGACGGCGGCCTGAGTAAGATCGGAGACCGGGTTGGCATCGCGATGAAGATCACCGGTTGCCGGCGTGCTGACAGGTGCCCACATTCTCGCCGACCTCTTTGAAACAGACCTGTAATTCGGTGCAGTTATGCTCCGAGAGGCACCCTCCGCTGCACTGCCCGAAGTAGTCGCTGGAGCAGTACTGGGAGGGGTGGCAGATCGCAAAGCGTGAGGGGTTATCCGGGTTGCCGCAGGCGGTATAGCCCGGCTCTAGATCTTCGCCGCGGCGCCGCTCCTCATAGGTGGTGTGGTCGATGCAAGTGCCCACGCGCTGGCTGCCTGTCTTCAGGCAAAACTGCTCGTGGCTGCAGTTATCCTGTGAGAGGCATCCGTTGTGGCAGATGCCCAGAATCTGCGAGCTGCAGTACTGAGAGGGGTGGCAGATGACCCCGCGGCTCGGCTCGGGGAAGTCGTTGCAGGGGGTGTAGCCCTGGGCCAGCGCGCGGCGCTCGTTTCCCGGGCCGGACTCGGCGTCCATCAGGGGGCCGCAACCGCCTGAAAGCAGTGCGATCCACGAGCTCGTCAGCAGCAGGGCGAAGTTAGAGCGCAGGAGGGTGAGCATCATTGACTCAGTGCGAAATTCGCCAGGGGCGAAGTGAATAGGGGGCAAGGTGTCATCGTTGGTATGTGCGCATCAGACGGTGTGTCACACCCGGGCATTCAATGCTCCGGCATCTCGGTCACAATGCCCACGAACGAGGGATGGCTCCGGGCCGTCGAAACTCCGATCGTGCGCGGGCTGGCAGACGTCGCGAACGTTGACCCTGAGCGGGCCTCACCATAAAGTGGATCGATGTGCCCGACGATCGATGGAGCTCAATCCCGCCCGACTTCCATGAGGTGTCTGGCTGGCCACACCCCGGCGCTTTGACGACGCATAAAAAGAACCACGCGGAACGCGCGCTCTCTCCCGGTCGAGATGCGCGCGGGACCGAGGCATCAATGACCCTTTATTGTCCACAATGTCAGCAGCGCTTTGATGGCGATCTGGAGATCTGTCCCTCCGACGGCAGCCGCCTTTTTCATCTGGATTCGCCGGACGCTGTTCCCGATCCGCTCCTGGGGCAGGTGATTGATGAGCGCTTCCGCATTGAGCGGTTGCTTGGCGTGGGCGGCATGGGCGCGGTCTACGCCGGGGTGCAACTCTCGGTGAATCGCGAGGTCGCTATCAAGGTGCTGCGTCCCGAGGTGAGTGACCGTGAGAAGGCGCTTGAGCGCTTCTTTCGCGAGGCCAAAGTGGTCTCGGAGCTCAGCCACGCCAACATCGTCAGCCTTTTTGATTTTGGTCAGGACCGTCAGCGCGACCTTCTCTACCTGGTCATGGAGCTTGTGCGGGGTATCAGTCTGGGCGACCTGTTGGAGCGCGGGCGCTTTCGCGTCAACATGGCGTTGGAGGTCGTCTACCAGGTCTGCGGCGCACTGACCGAGCCCCACGCACGCGGAATCATTCACCGCGACTTAAAGCCCGATAACCTGGTGATGCTGCCCGTCTCCGATGGCACGGTGCAGGTCAAGGTGCTCGACTTCGGGATTGCGCGTGCGCTGGAGCAGAGCACGCAGATCACCAAGACCGGTATGATCTGCGGCACGCCCGCCTACATGGCACCGGAGCAGGCGCAGAACCATGCGATCGACGGTCGAACCGACCTCTACGCGCTGGGCATCATTCTCTATGAGATGCTCAGCGGCATGGTGCCTTTTACCGGCGACACCAGCCTTCAGATTCTGTTCAGCCACGTGCAGAAGAGCCCGCCTTCGTTGCGTCATATGCTCCCGGCGGGCAGCCTCCCCGACGACATTGAGGCGCTTTGCTACCGTATGCTGAGCAAGGATCCGGTTGAGCGCCCGGGCTCCGCGCGCGAGGTGCGCGATGAGATCGATCAGCTGCGGATGCGCCATCAGCTTCGTCCGGTGCGTCTGGATGTCGATCGGCAGGATCTGGGGGCCTTTGAGCCCTGGTTGATGCCTCACCTTGAGGGGGCTGGACGCGGCGGTCTTAGCGCGACGGAGGCGCGGCGTCAGGTGCCGCAGACCGGCGGCTTTGGGGTGGCTCCGAGGACGGGGGAGCTGGAGTCGATGCCGACGATCGAACGCCACACCCCGACCGACATCGACCGGGTGCGGGTGGGCGCCGACGCCCGGGCGTTTAGCAGCACTCAGCCTCAGTTTCAGGCCTCGCCGGCGGCAGAAGCGCCCAAACAGCCACGCATCGATACGATCACCGGAGAGTCGGGGATCCAGGGGCCTCTGGCGGTGATCGGCGGGGACGGCTCCAACACGCTGACGATGGACGTCAAAGGCCAGGGGCGAGCGCGCCTGGGGCTTATCGTGGCGTTCATCGTGGTGTTGGTCGGCGGTGGGGCGGTGGCCGCCTTGACGCTCGGCGATGATACCGCTGTTGAGGCGGATGTTGAGGTTGTGGCCCGGGCGGAAACGCCGGCTGCAACCGAATCTGCTCCGGTGCCCGGGCCTTCCGAAGATGTCCTTCATGCCGAGAGTGCGGGTGCTCAGGTGGGGCTGGAGGCGGTGATCGCCGCGCGAATCTTCACCGCTGAGACGGCCGCTGTGGCCCACATCGCCGAGCAGACCGCGCGCAAGAAGGCGATCTCGAGTCAAGAGCAGCGGAAGCGCCCGCGGGTCAGCGCCAGTGCGGCCGCTGAGGCCCGCGCCGCCGAGCGTCAGCGGGCCATCGACGAGGCCCGAGCCGCCGAGGAGGCTCGCCAGGCTGCCGCCCGGGAGGCCGCCGCTGAGCGCGAGGCCCGCGCTGCTGAGCGCGCCCGCAAGGCCGCCAAGGCCCAGGAAGATTCGTCGAGTACCGACTCCGCCCTGCGAGACAGATTGCGCCGGTTGCGCTCCGGGGAGTAACACCGTCGCTTTGGGTGCGTCTCGGTGATTCAGTGACAGGATGATGTTCATGAAGATGCGAGTGTGTGGGGCGGTGCTGGCCGCGATGGTGGTCTGGCTTTGCAGTGCGACGGCCTTTGCTGCTGATCCCGACCAGATCTTTGACGAGTTGAGTGAGGCGGAGAAGGTCGAACTCATCGAACTCATCGATGCGGGGAGCGCTGCCTATGATGACGGGCTGTTTCAACAGGCCGCAGACAGCTTCCATCAGGCCTACGAGCTGGTGCCCCTCCCGGACTTTCTCTACCGCCTGGGACTTGCCTACGAGCGCCTGGGCGAAGATGCCCGCGCCGTCGAGTATTACCGAAGTTTTCTCAACCAGGTGCCGCAGGCCGAGGAGCGCGGGCGCATTGAGAGCACCATCGAGGTCATTGAGCGTCGGTTGGCTGCGCGGGCCAAGACCGCCGTTGAGGTGATCACGCGCCCCGAAGGGGCGCGCGTCTACGTCGACTCCAAAGAGTCGGGCATGCGCGGGGTCACCCCGATCGATCTCAACGTGGAGGCCGGGAGCTACACCCTCTTTATTGAGCTCGAAGGTTATGAGTCCGTCGAGGAGCGCGTGCAGGTGCCCGAGGGGCAGACCGTGGTACTGCGCCTGGGGCTGGAGCCCGAGGGCGTAGTCGGCCCGGCGGAGTCATCATTTATGCGCTCGGCCTGGGTGCCAGCCAGCCTGGCGGTGGCGGGTGTGGGAGCTTTGGCGCTGATGCCTGTTTTCAGAAGCCAGGCGGAGGCAGCCGGTCGAGAGAGCGAAGAGATTCGGCAGAGACCCGAGGGACGCACCGCTGCCAACAACGCCGCCAAAGAGGCCGCTGACCGCCGCGAAGCAACCTACAACGGCCTGGCCATCGCCTCGCCCATCATCGGCGCCCTAGCGTTGACCTCGGCCGGGGCGATCCTGATGTGGCAGCTCCTCTCCGATGATCCGGCGGAAGAGCGCGGCGTTAGCGCGATGGGCGTCGGTCCGATGGGCGAAGATGGCATGGGCGTAGGAATTCAGGGGCGCTTTTAACTCGCTGTGACTCGTCCTCCTTCTACCCAAGAGAGTGCCCGCGCCGCCGAAGTGATCGCGCGCACCGAAGCCTTATTGAGCGGCGCGCTGGCGCGCGGCGAGTCGGTCGATAATGCCGCCTGGCACCGCGCTCTTATCGTGGCGGCGGCCGGCCGCCGTGCACGCCTGCTTGAGGTGAGTGAGGCGGGCCTGGAGGCCGGTGATGCCCTGAGCGCCGCATCCCGGGCCGACCTCCTGGAGTGGCCGGCGGGGCTCTTTGGCGATGCTCATGTGCTCGGATGGATTCACCAGGGGTGGTCCGCGCTGGGGCGGCTCAAGAGTTTTGAAGCCCACGTCCAGCGGGGGGAGCGCCACGGCTCGGCGACGGTCTCGACGCAACTCTATACGCCGCGCTGGGTGGCCGATGCGCTCGCAAGGGGCGCGCTCAAAGGCGCCGATCTTAGCTGCGTGCGTGTGCTCGACCCGGCGGTGGGGGGCGGGCAGATGCTGCTCTCCGCACTCGCTGCACTCATCGATAAGGGTCTGGAGCCCGCCGAGGCCGCCACTCGCCTGTGGGGGTGGGAGCTCGATCCGCGAGCGGCCGAGGTGGCGCGCTGGACCCTGAAACTGGAGGTGGCGGGTCGGCTGGGCGGTCGTGACCGTCTGCTTGAAGCGCGGCTTGATGCGCAGGTGGTGTGCCGCGACGCGCTGCGCGGCGACGCCCCATCCTATGAGGTGGTGCTGACCAACCCGCCTTATATGGGCTGGCGCTCTATGCCGGCGGAGCTGCGCGAGCATCTCAAGGCCCACTATACTCCCTTTGAGCGCGATCTTTACGCCGCCTTTATCAAGCGTTGTCAGGACCTGGCGACGCACGCGGTGGGGCTGCTCGTGCAGCAGGGCATCTTTTATCTCAAGCGTTTTGAGGCCGCGCGCGCCGAGTTGATGTCGGCCGGAGCGCTCACCGACTTTTTGCACCTGGGCCCGGGGGCCTTCTGGGGCTTGAGCGGGGAGAAGGCCAGCGTGGTCGCGTTTGTGCAGCGCCTGAATGCCGACAGCGACGCGCCCACGCGGGTGTGGGATCTGCGTCAGGCGCACGACCCTTCAGCCAAGGCGCAGCTTTTTGCCCGGACCACGCCCCGGGCTTTTGTGGCACGTCGGGCCGCCTCGGTGCCCGGCCGTCCCTTTTGCTATGAGCTGCCCGAGGGGCTCTTGCGTTGGTTTGACGAGGCTTCTCCGCTCTCGACGATCGCCGAGGTGCCCGGGAGTCAGAACAAGACCGGTGCCAACCGCAGCTATGTGCGTCCCTGGGCCGAGGTCAATGCCGCCGAGATCGCCTCTGCTCCCGGGCTTTTTGAGCCGCCTTCGAACGCCAATACTGAGCAGCCGGGACGCTGGCGTTTCTACAGCAAAGGCGGACGTTTTGCCCCCTGGTGGGGCAACTGGGATTGGGTTGTGGACTGGTCCGATACGGCGCGTGATTTTTATGCGACCAACCGCACCTCCAACCTGCTCAGTGAGCGCTACGTGGGGCGCGAAGGCATCTGTTATACCGACTTTGCCGGGGGGCGATTTAACGCCCGCTGGATGCCTCCCGGGTGTGTCTTCGATATGACCGGGCCGGCGGTCTTTGTGCGTGAGCAGTGGTTGGCGGGGTTGAGCTTTGAGGAGCGCAACGCGGCTCTGCTGGGCATCCTCAACAGCGCGCCGGCGCGGCGTTTGCTCAAGGCGCTCAACCCCACGCTTCACTTTCAGGCCCGGGACGTGCGCGCGCTGCCTATCCCGCAGGTCGACGAGGCCTGGGCGCGTCATATTGCCGGCCTGGTCCTGGAGATCGTCGATGGCGTGCGGGTGCTGCACCGAGGGGTGCAGGGCGATATTCTCGCTTCAGCGCCGGGGCTCTCCAGGGCGCAGGCCCGGGCGTTGCTCGCACATCTGGGCGAGCTGGAGACCGCACTGGAGGCCGAGATCGCCGCGCTCTATCAGGTTGCGGTGAGACCGCTGGAGCGGACCTCGCTGATGCACCACCACGCTCTTGTGCCCTGAGCGAGGCGGTGGATTCAACCCATGCGGGTGAGGCGAAAGTAGACGGCGGTGACCAGGGTGTCGACGCGTTCCGGCCAGTCAGGATAGGCGGCGGTGAGCTCGTCGAGGCGCGCGTCAAACTGGCGCAAAAGACTGCGTTGGTCGCTTAAGACCTGGTTGACCTGAGACCATCCCGCCGCGCTGAAGAGGGTGCGGCGGCGGGCGAAGTCGGCCTCGATCTGGCGCACGTTGGTGCGGCTGGAGGCGATGAATTCGCGGTGGTCGGCGATCTGGTCGGGCATCGCCGCCAGGCGCATACGCAGGCTGCCTTTGAGCTGGCGAATCTGGTCGATGAGAAAGAGCAGGCGCAGCGCGTCGTTGCGTGCCTCCAGGGGCATCAACGCGATCTCGGCGTTGAGGCGATCGAGGTGCGCCGGTCGGCAGGTCAGGGGTACGGCGCTGCCGGGTATCGGCGCGGCGCGTTCGTTGCCGCTGTACTCGGTGTTGAGGCAGGCCACCGCCACCAGCCGAAAGAGATCGATGGGAAACGCCTCGTCGTGCTCGCGCCTGGTCAGCGTGGAGAGCGAGAGGAGCAGGCTGTCCAGGCGCTCAATATCCTGGATGATCGCCGACTCGGCCTCGTGCACCGAGGCCAGGCGCGTGACCGTCGCGTTGCGATCGAGCTCCAGGTCGGGGGGAGGCGGGTCGGGGACGCTGGCGCAGGAGACAAAAAGCAGCCCGGTCAGTGCGATAAAAAGCAGCGAGGCAAAACGCATGAGGTGTCTCGGTGCAGCGAGCGCCGGCGGCGAAGGGCCGGCGCTCGCTCGCTGCGAGGGTGAGGCTCAGGAGCCCTCAAAAACATCGTCGGGCACCGAGGGCAGCTCTTCGATGTTGGGCATCAGGATAATCTCAATGCGGCGGTTGAGCGCGCGGGCGTCACGATCTTCGTTATCGGCCACCGGGTCAAACTCCCCGTAGCCGGCCGCCGCCAGGTTGGTGGGATCGACGCCCTGCTCCTGCAAAAATTTAACGACTTCCACCGCGCGGGCCGTCGAGAGCTCCCAGTTCGAGGAGAAACGTCCCGAGCTGATCGGCACATTGTCGGTATGGCCGGCCACCAGAAAGTTGCGATCGTCGACCTCTTGCAGGACCGCGGCAAGTTCCTGGAGCGCCAGGCGACCGTCGTCTTTGATATCGGTGCGACCCGAGTCGAAGAGGATGTTGTCGGCCAGTTCAATGACCATGCGACCCTCGCGAATCTTCACGGTGAGCTGACCGGATTCAACCATCGAGGCCAGGCGGCTGGCCAGATTGCGATACTCTTTGAGGCGTTCCTCGGTCTGGGCGCGGGCCCGACGTAGCTCGTCGAGCTCGGTGCGGGAGGCCTCCAGGGCTTCTTCCAGGCCGCCTGCGCGCGACTCGTAGAGGTCGAGGTCGCCGCGGGCCTCGCTGAGCTCGGTCTCCAGGGCGAGCTTGTCGTTCTCGAGCCTGGCGATGCGGGCCTCCAGCGTCTCGATCTGGCCGCGCAGCTCTTCTTCCACCTCGGCCTTCTCGCGCTCGGTGGTGGCCAGCGCGACCTTGGTGTTCTCCATATCGCGCAGCATCGCTTCGTGTTCATCTTTGGGGACACCGCAACCAACAAGCAACGAGGCGGCGATCAGGGCGATAAACGTCTTTTGCATGACGTACTCCTGGCAAGTTGTACCATCGACGTGCAGAGTTCCTCTGGCCGCGCGAGCTCGCCCGCTGAGGTGGGACGTCATCTTCATCAGCGCTGGCAAGGGGAGGGACATAGCGGCAAGGGTAGCGTCAACCGGGGGTGGGGGAGAAGGGTGTCAACGCTGGTTTTACGTTCTTTTTCACGCCGTGGTTGCGCTTAAGCGCTCCAGGTGGCGTTTGAAGCGCTCGACGACCCAGAGGTGAAAGATGGCCTGGGTGAAGCGGTAGAGCACCCAGGGGAGGCGAGGCTCGAAGTCGTGAATGGCGACGATGATGCGGTCGGTGTGGGCGATCTGGCGAAACTCCAGGCGTCCCTGCCGGGTTTGGCGCGCGAGCAGACCGCCGGTGATCCAGAAGAGCTGGCGGTCGGAAGCGCTGACTTCGGGAGCCAGGGTCAGCTCGAGGATGGGCCAGGGGAGAGGACCGATGAAAAATCGCGCCACCGAGCCGCCCTCATTGTCGTGGGTATGTGTGGCACGGATCAGAAAGCGCAACGCGGTTGGGAGCCAGCGCACGTATTCGTGGGCGGTCCAGCGGGCGTCACGCCCGGCAGGCAGCGGAAGTCGTTGTACGGAGCGCACCAGCGAGGGCAAGGGCGGCAGAGATGCGGCACCTCTGGCGGGCACATTGGCGTCTTCGTCGGGTTGAAGGCAGGCATCGAGTGCATCGTCAAGCGCCGTAAGGGGACGGTGGCAGACGTTCTCAAAGGGGAAGTCGCGGGAGTGGCGAGTGGGGGTCTGCAGAAGTTCCTGGAGGATGTCGAGCCACTCTTCGCCTACCGGAGAGGGAGAGGGGGCGAGTGAGGCCACCATGCCGGGCGCTCGCCAGGTGAGTGATTGCTCCTGGCGCGCAGCGAGTGCTTCGACGAGGTCTTTGAAGCTGAGTGCCCGGGGGCCGTGAAGGGCGTAGCTACCCTTGAAGGCGTCGGGATTGGCCAGGATGGCGAGGCAAGCATCGACCGTATCGCGCATGGCGATCGGGGCGACCTCGGCACGATAATAGGGTTTGAGAGTGGGGCGGGCGTGGCTTGCCAGGGCCAGCATCTGGTGGGTCAGGGCGCTGCGAGGGTCGAGGATGATGGGCAGGCGAAGGGTGATGACGGGCACGCCGTGGGCGCCGAGCGCGTCGGTGATCTCGCGGGTGCGGCCCAGATCGTGGGCGGCGTTGGGTGGGGTGTCACAGCCCACGTAGAGGATGTGCGAGAGGCGGTGATGGGCGGCCGCGCGTCCGAAGTTGTCGGCGCAGAGGACGTCGAGGTCTTCGAGGCGAGCCTGGGTCAGGCGCGCGCGAAAGCGCGACTGATGGATGGCGTAGACCGCAAGTTCGGTGTCGCGGAGTCCCTCGAA
This genomic interval from Lujinxingia sediminis contains the following:
- the ahcY gene encoding adenosylhomocysteinase; amino-acid sequence: MNTGRPLLSDDPFVVADLSPETVAFGRKEIELAEAEMPGLMALREQHSAEQPLKGARIMGSLHMTIQTAVLIETLVALGADVRWASCNIYSTQDHAAAAVAIGPEGTVDNPQGVPVFAWKGETLEEYWWCTFQALNWPDGKGPNLILDDGGDATLLVHKGYEFEQNNISADPSSTDNAEFRVVLSVLKELQTLDKGYWSRTAPNVRGVSEETTTGVHRLYQSQKDGTLLFPAINVNDSVTKSKFDNVYGCRHSLVDAIMRATDVMLAGKRALVAGYGDVGKGSAQSLSSQKARVAVTEIDPICALQACMHGLDVITMEQALELGYDIYVTATGNFNVITADHMKRMKHNAIVCNIGHFDNEIDMAGLEAMRERGEVEKIQIKPQVHEWKFKETGNSIIILAEGRLVNLGCATGHPSFVMSASFTNQVLAQMELHANAESYGKDVVTLPKHLDEMVAKLHLDKLGATLTKLNDSQAEYIGVDIEGPFKPDYYRY
- a CDS encoding serine/threonine-protein kinase produces the protein MTLYCPQCQQRFDGDLEICPSDGSRLFHLDSPDAVPDPLLGQVIDERFRIERLLGVGGMGAVYAGVQLSVNREVAIKVLRPEVSDREKALERFFREAKVVSELSHANIVSLFDFGQDRQRDLLYLVMELVRGISLGDLLERGRFRVNMALEVVYQVCGALTEPHARGIIHRDLKPDNLVMLPVSDGTVQVKVLDFGIARALEQSTQITKTGMICGTPAYMAPEQAQNHAIDGRTDLYALGIILYEMLSGMVPFTGDTSLQILFSHVQKSPPSLRHMLPAGSLPDDIEALCYRMLSKDPVERPGSAREVRDEIDQLRMRHQLRPVRLDVDRQDLGAFEPWLMPHLEGAGRGGLSATEARRQVPQTGGFGVAPRTGELESMPTIERHTPTDIDRVRVGADARAFSSTQPQFQASPAAEAPKQPRIDTITGESGIQGPLAVIGGDGSNTLTMDVKGQGRARLGLIVAFIVVLVGGGAVAALTLGDDTAVEADVEVVARAETPAATESAPVPGPSEDVLHAESAGAQVGLEAVIAARIFTAETAAVAHIAEQTARKKAISSQEQRKRPRVSASAAAEARAAERQRAIDEARAAEEARQAAAREAAAEREARAAERARKAAKAQEDSSSTDSALRDRLRRLRSGE
- a CDS encoding PEGA domain-containing protein, with protein sequence MKMRVCGAVLAAMVVWLCSATAFAADPDQIFDELSEAEKVELIELIDAGSAAYDDGLFQQAADSFHQAYELVPLPDFLYRLGLAYERLGEDARAVEYYRSFLNQVPQAEERGRIESTIEVIERRLAARAKTAVEVITRPEGARVYVDSKESGMRGVTPIDLNVEAGSYTLFIELEGYESVEERVQVPEGQTVVLRLGLEPEGVVGPAESSFMRSAWVPASLAVAGVGALALMPVFRSQAEAAGRESEEIRQRPEGRTAANNAAKEAADRREATYNGLAIASPIIGALALTSAGAILMWQLLSDDPAEERGVSAMGVGPMGEDGMGVGIQGRF
- a CDS encoding Eco57I restriction-modification methylase domain-containing protein, with product MTRPPSTQESARAAEVIARTEALLSGALARGESVDNAAWHRALIVAAAGRRARLLEVSEAGLEAGDALSAASRADLLEWPAGLFGDAHVLGWIHQGWSALGRLKSFEAHVQRGERHGSATVSTQLYTPRWVADALARGALKGADLSCVRVLDPAVGGGQMLLSALAALIDKGLEPAEAATRLWGWELDPRAAEVARWTLKLEVAGRLGGRDRLLEARLDAQVVCRDALRGDAPSYEVVLTNPPYMGWRSMPAELREHLKAHYTPFERDLYAAFIKRCQDLATHAVGLLVQQGIFYLKRFEAARAELMSAGALTDFLHLGPGAFWGLSGEKASVVAFVQRLNADSDAPTRVWDLRQAHDPSAKAQLFARTTPRAFVARRAASVPGRPFCYELPEGLLRWFDEASPLSTIAEVPGSQNKTGANRSYVRPWAEVNAAEIASAPGLFEPPSNANTEQPGRWRFYSKGGRFAPWWGNWDWVVDWSDTARDFYATNRTSNLLSERYVGREGICYTDFAGGRFNARWMPPGCVFDMTGPAVFVREQWLAGLSFEERNAALLGILNSAPARRLLKALNPTLHFQARDVRALPIPQVDEAWARHIAGLVLEIVDGVRVLHRGVQGDILASAPGLSRAQARALLAHLGELETALEAEIAALYQVAVRPLERTSLMHHHALVP
- a CDS encoding OmpA/MotB family protein, with translation MQKTFIALIAASLLVGCGVPKDEHEAMLRDMENTKVALATTEREKAEVEEELRGQIETLEARIARLENDKLALETELSEARGDLDLYESRAGGLEEALEASRTELDELRRARAQTEERLKEYRNLASRLASMVESGQLTVKIREGRMVIELADNILFDSGRTDIKDDGRLALQELAAVLQEVDDRNFLVAGHTDNVPISSGRFSSNWELSTARAVEVVKFLQEQGVDPTNLAAAGYGEFDPVADNEDRDARALNRRIEIILMPNIEELPSVPDDVFEGS
- a CDS encoding SDR family oxidoreductase, which codes for MITPLPPDETPPADSKRRRLAIAGARGALGRALIARLPHHYNTIGLTRRPDQTLPEVDITRQVDLFSRKETFEGLRDTELAVYAIHQSRFRARLTQARLEDLDVLCADNFGRAAAHHRLSHILYVGCDTPPNAAHDLGRTREITDALGAHGVPVITLRLPIILDPRSALTHQMLALASHARPTLKPYYRAEVAPIAMRDTVDACLAILANPDAFKGSYALHGPRALSFKDLVEALAARQEQSLTWRAPGMVASLAPSPSPVGEEWLDILQELLQTPTRHSRDFPFENVCHRPLTALDDALDACLQPDEDANVPARGAASLPPLPSLVRSVQRLPLPAGRDARWTAHEYVRWLPTALRFLIRATHTHDNEGGSVARFFIGPLPWPILELTLAPEVSASDRQLFWITGGLLARQTRQGRLEFRQIAHTDRIIVAIHDFEPRLPWVLYRFTQAIFHLWVVERFKRHLERLSATTA